A genome region from Gossypium hirsutum isolate 1008001.06 chromosome A04, Gossypium_hirsutum_v2.1, whole genome shotgun sequence includes the following:
- the LOC107949238 gene encoding RING-H2 finger protein ATL52 — protein sequence MDPANGAQDSGSFLTPLLISLAGIVATCLALIVYHFLLVKYCLRSGDKPDDATNPSIPTGLQQKILGTIPILPFSRDKDEELGTHQIECAVCLGELKEGETIRLLPNCRHLFHVPCIDNWFLARSTCPICRTFVEYSSLESPSANHIGGERVPDLARNIGQGGDQAASTSGVQLNTLLRHCVPLVFPRVSKTHVITGLKGSLSMDQFHIYINLIDDSGDASSSTSKMILWKSNSCKAPSMRQLDRMSSLLRSFSQLRVGRSRTSYGILPY from the coding sequence ATGGATCCTGCAAATGGTGCTCAAGATTCAGGGTCCTTTCTGACTCCTTTGTTGATTTCCTTGGCCGGCATAGTTGCCACTTGTCTAGCACTAATTGTATACCATTTTTTACTTGTCAAATACTGCCTGAGATCGGGAGATAAACCGGATGATGCTACAAATCCCTCCATACCAACTGGGCTTCAACAAAAAATCCTGGGAACAATTCCAATCCTGCCTTTCTCCAGGGATAAAGATGAAGAATTGGGCACTCATCAAATTGAATGCGCTGTTTGCTTGGGAGAACTAAAGGAAGGGGAGACTATACGCTTGTTGCCAAACTGCAGGCATTTGTTTCATGTCCCATGCATTGACAATTGGTTTTTGGCACGTTCTACCTGTCCTATTTGTCGAACATTTGTAGAGTATTCTAGTTTAGAATCGCCTTCGGCCAACCATATTGGAGGAGAAAGGGTTCCGGATTTGGCTCGAAACATCGGACAAGGTGGCGATCAGGCCGCATCAACGTCCGGGGTTCAGTTAAATACTTTGTTAAGACATTGTGTGCCCCTGGTGTTCCCTAGAGTAAGTAAAACACATGTGATTACAGGGTTGAAGGGATCCTTGTCAATGGATCAGTTCCACATATACATTAACTTAATAGATGACAGTGGAGATgcttcttcttcaacatcaaaGATGATTTTGTGGAAGAGCAATTCTTGTAAGGCCCCATCTATGAGACAGTTGGATCGAATGTCTTCATTGTTGAGATCTTTCTCACAATTGCGAGTAGGTAGGAGTAGAACCAGTTATGGAATTCTTCCTTACTAA